The proteins below are encoded in one region of Sporosarcina sp. FSL K6-1508:
- a CDS encoding threonine/serine exporter family protein: MSVVEKEMAIDCCLLAGRLMMEAGAETYRVEDTMARMAETQQLSATHSFVTPTGIIFSPGSPHHTKLIRIKNRTTDLEKVALVNDVSRKLSTNAYTLEEAYNKLQEIEKANVMFPLWLQIIAAAVASGCFLILYNGLWMDVPAAICAGGVGYVIVTKIHELTRVKFFAEFVGSLFIGLIGYAAIQTGLGLELDKIIIGSVMPLVPGLLITNAVRDLMAGHFMSGLSKGAEAFLTAFAIGAGVALVLSF, encoded by the coding sequence ATGTCAGTAGTAGAGAAGGAAATGGCAATCGATTGCTGTTTGCTCGCGGGGCGTCTCATGATGGAGGCTGGAGCAGAGACATACAGGGTAGAAGATACAATGGCGCGAATGGCCGAAACTCAGCAACTCTCAGCTACACATAGTTTCGTCACGCCGACAGGGATTATCTTTTCACCAGGCAGTCCGCATCACACGAAACTGATACGGATAAAAAATCGGACGACAGACCTTGAAAAAGTAGCGCTTGTTAATGACGTTTCACGTAAGCTATCCACAAATGCGTACACACTTGAAGAAGCATACAATAAGCTCCAAGAAATTGAAAAAGCGAATGTCATGTTCCCGCTTTGGCTGCAAATTATTGCAGCAGCTGTGGCTAGTGGCTGCTTTCTGATTTTATATAATGGTCTTTGGATGGATGTTCCTGCTGCAATCTGTGCAGGAGGGGTCGGCTACGTAATTGTGACTAAGATTCATGAGCTGACAAGGGTGAAATTTTTTGCGGAATTCGTTGGATCATTGTTTATAGGGCTTATTGGATATGCCGCAATACAGACGGGCTTAGGTCTTGAGCTCGATAAAATAATTATCGGATCGGTCATGCCGCTTGTTCCAGGTCTTCTCATTACGAATGCTGTGCGCGATTTGATGGCGGGGCATTTCATGTCTGGTTTGTCAAAAGGCGCAGAGGCATTTCTGACTGCATTTGCAATAGGGGCGGGGGTTGCACTCGTATTATCTTTTTGA
- a CDS encoding threonine/serine exporter family protein: MTWIIQAVLSFLAATGFGIIFNAPRKMLFYCGFVGMTGWLIYSVFNGISGDPVQASFLGAFMVALVAHIFAKRFRTPMIIFSVAGIIPLVPGGMAYNAMRHIVEKEYLLAISFASGAFMVSGAIAMGLVFAEVIIQLIFRSGIGRKRGKIA, encoded by the coding sequence TTGACGTGGATTATACAGGCGGTACTCAGTTTCCTTGCTGCAACAGGATTTGGGATCATTTTTAATGCCCCCCGTAAAATGTTATTCTATTGCGGATTCGTAGGGATGACTGGTTGGCTTATTTATAGCGTGTTTAATGGAATATCGGGTGATCCGGTTCAAGCTTCTTTTCTGGGGGCTTTCATGGTAGCTCTCGTTGCGCATATTTTTGCCAAGCGTTTCCGTACACCGATGATCATATTCAGTGTTGCCGGAATCATACCGCTCGTGCCGGGCGGGATGGCGTATAATGCGATGCGGCATATTGTTGAAAAAGAATATTTACTAGCCATCTCATTTGCATCGGGAGCTTTCATGGTGTCCGGGGCGATTGCTATGGGACTTGTCTTCGCAGAAGTCATCATTCAGCTCATCTTTCGGTCAGGCATTGGGAGGAAACGAGGGAAAATAGCATAA
- a CDS encoding DASS family sodium-coupled anion symporter has product MIIIMFLPNSGDLPVMGQRALAILAFAVILWMTEAVAYPVSSAMIIGLLAVTLGLAPDMANPDVMLGTKSALQMALGGFSNSAVALVAAALFLAAAMQATNLHKRLALYILSKVGVKTGAIVFGAIIVSIVLAFFVPSATARAGAVVPILLGMVAAFGLPHNSRLGALLVITAVQSVSIWNIGIKTGAAQNMVALGFIEKEMGVSISWGAWFLYAAPWSIIMSIALYFIMIKLIKPETQVVEGGKELIQGQLKELGPMKSSEKRLVVVALALLFFWSTEQVLHPFDTTTVTLVAIAILLSPKIGVFDWKTVEKLIPWGTIIVFAVGIALGTVLLDTGGAQWLSNRVFGAMGLENMPLLATIALLSLFNILIHLGFASATSLSSALIPIFIALTTTISLDANSVGFVLIQQFVISFGFLLPVSAPQNMLAYGTGAFSVKDFLKSGIALTVIGYLLILLFSATYWKWIGLL; this is encoded by the coding sequence ATGATCATTATCATGTTTCTTCCAAATTCAGGTGATTTGCCTGTAATGGGGCAGCGTGCACTTGCTATTTTAGCGTTTGCGGTTATCCTTTGGATGACGGAAGCTGTTGCCTATCCGGTAAGCTCCGCGATGATCATCGGCCTACTTGCTGTTACGCTCGGTCTTGCGCCGGATATGGCGAATCCCGATGTCATGCTAGGTACAAAATCTGCTCTTCAAATGGCCCTTGGCGGATTCTCCAATTCGGCAGTTGCTCTTGTTGCCGCGGCTTTATTTTTAGCTGCTGCAATGCAGGCGACAAATCTTCACAAACGGCTGGCGCTCTATATCCTGTCAAAGGTTGGAGTTAAAACGGGTGCTATCGTGTTCGGTGCGATTATCGTATCGATTGTGCTTGCGTTCTTTGTGCCAAGTGCAACTGCACGGGCGGGAGCAGTCGTTCCTATTCTTCTTGGAATGGTCGCCGCATTCGGGTTGCCCCATAATAGCCGTCTCGGCGCACTTCTCGTCATCACTGCCGTCCAGTCAGTCTCAATCTGGAATATCGGGATTAAGACTGGTGCCGCACAAAATATGGTTGCACTCGGTTTCATTGAAAAAGAAATGGGTGTATCTATCTCTTGGGGCGCATGGTTCCTGTATGCAGCGCCATGGTCCATCATCATGTCAATCGCACTTTATTTCATCATGATTAAACTGATTAAGCCAGAAACGCAAGTTGTCGAAGGCGGAAAAGAATTGATCCAGGGCCAGCTGAAAGAACTTGGTCCGATGAAATCTTCCGAGAAACGTTTGGTTGTTGTTGCCCTCGCGCTACTGTTCTTCTGGTCAACAGAACAGGTACTTCACCCATTTGATACGACGACCGTTACACTTGTCGCCATTGCCATCCTTCTTTCTCCGAAGATTGGCGTATTCGATTGGAAAACAGTTGAAAAACTTATTCCTTGGGGAACAATTATCGTCTTTGCAGTAGGGATTGCACTCGGTACCGTTCTCTTAGATACAGGCGGCGCTCAATGGCTGTCCAATAGGGTCTTCGGTGCAATGGGGCTCGAAAATATGCCACTTCTTGCAACGATTGCATTACTGTCACTATTCAACATTCTCATTCACCTAGGTTTCGCCAGTGCGACGAGCTTGTCATCGGCACTTATCCCGATTTTCATCGCACTTACAACGACGATTTCCTTGGATGCGAACAGTGTCGGATTTGTCTTGATTCAACAATTCGTTATCAGTTTCGGATTCCTTCTTCCCGTAAGTGCACCACAAAACATGCTTGCTTACGGCACCGGCGCATTTTCGGTAAAGGATTTCCTGAAATCAGGTATAGCGCTCACAGTTATCGGTTATTTACTAATATTGCTGTTTAGTGCCACGTATTGGAAATGGATTGGACTTCTATAA
- a CDS encoding beta-propeller domain-containing protein — MRKKVSWLFITAFITVFTISLVFFNNKVFVTASDSALSNQGWQASFSAPLKESALGSDDLYVTDQNGKRVTADVTLKDKGETLHVNGLAPGSYTLHVKKNAINDKALKRLPNDEIKFTIHETIESVASAKELKAYFERVRAMQPKNRSEAIELESAEVSKADTSESAKSDGGNHSTTNNQVEGVDEADSVKTDGNYIYTVMGNNKVTITDIRNPKKIQKASEIKMEEEFYPSQLFLHGNTLIVLGERFEPYRNERNTKDRIGVPMNGMTMMRMYNVANPKKPSLIREIGAEGYVNGARKTGDMLYVVTNVQPNFWIMNEIDGEVLRPRVYDSIEGTDSEPIDYKDIAILPGAMEPTYSVITAIDLSSPTKSKVVTKGYLGGSEQLYMTENNLYLTATIYETKASTANKMIWNPGIANSELFKFTLNETNVAFHSSATLKGHLLNQFSMDEHDNYFRVVTTEGDMWNDKEPSKNHLFILDENLNVTGSVEGLAKGERIYSARFMGDKAYMVTFRETDPLFVIDVANPAAPKVLGELKIPGFSNYLHPLDDNHLIGFGYETVAEKNPQGGEPLILTKGMKVSLFDVTDFNNPKEMDTEIIGGRGTYSQLQYDHKALFQHKERNLYGFPVTIYNESGKDRNIDFQSSGALVYEITPERGIVLKGDLQKVKSSGEQYGEWEREIQRMLYSKDVLYTVSMKEINNYSLETFVPIGGVTID; from the coding sequence TTGAGAAAAAAGGTTAGTTGGCTTTTTATCACGGCGTTTATTACAGTATTCACAATTTCTTTGGTGTTTTTTAATAATAAAGTGTTTGTGACGGCATCTGATAGTGCACTTTCCAATCAAGGATGGCAAGCAAGTTTCTCTGCACCTTTGAAAGAGAGTGCATTGGGATCGGATGATTTATATGTAACCGATCAAAATGGCAAGCGAGTAACCGCAGATGTAACACTTAAAGATAAAGGAGAGACATTACATGTCAATGGGCTTGCACCGGGTTCATATACACTTCATGTCAAAAAAAACGCAATTAATGATAAAGCCTTAAAAAGGCTTCCAAATGATGAAATCAAATTCACTATCCATGAAACAATCGAATCTGTCGCATCGGCAAAAGAGTTGAAAGCCTATTTCGAACGGGTAAGGGCCATGCAACCAAAAAATCGCAGTGAAGCAATAGAACTTGAAAGTGCAGAGGTGTCTAAGGCTGATACTTCTGAATCTGCAAAATCTGACGGTGGAAATCATTCGACAACAAACAATCAAGTCGAAGGCGTAGATGAAGCGGATAGTGTTAAGACAGACGGTAATTATATTTATACTGTGATGGGCAATAACAAAGTCACCATTACCGATATTCGAAATCCAAAGAAAATCCAAAAAGCTTCGGAAATTAAAATGGAAGAAGAATTTTACCCCTCTCAGTTGTTTCTGCATGGCAACACGTTAATCGTGCTCGGTGAGCGATTTGAACCGTATCGCAATGAAAGAAATACCAAAGATAGAATCGGGGTTCCGATGAATGGAATGACGATGATGCGTATGTATAATGTTGCAAATCCGAAAAAACCATCGCTTATCCGAGAAATCGGTGCGGAAGGTTATGTGAATGGTGCACGGAAAACAGGAGATATGTTGTATGTTGTAACGAATGTTCAACCAAATTTCTGGATTATGAATGAAATTGATGGAGAAGTGCTTCGTCCCCGCGTATACGACTCTATAGAAGGAACAGACTCCGAACCGATTGACTATAAAGATATTGCAATTTTGCCGGGTGCTATGGAACCGACGTACTCTGTTATTACAGCTATCGATCTTTCATCACCGACAAAAAGTAAAGTCGTAACAAAAGGATATCTCGGCGGCAGTGAGCAGCTTTACATGACAGAAAATAATTTATATCTCACTGCGACAATCTACGAAACAAAAGCATCTACCGCCAATAAGATGATTTGGAATCCGGGCATTGCAAACAGTGAATTATTCAAGTTCACATTGAACGAGACAAATGTTGCCTTTCATAGTTCTGCTACCCTGAAAGGGCATTTGCTCAACCAGTTTTCAATGGATGAACACGATAACTATTTCCGTGTCGTCACAACAGAAGGGGATATGTGGAATGATAAAGAACCATCTAAAAACCATCTCTTTATTTTGGATGAAAACCTGAATGTCACCGGTTCCGTTGAAGGCCTTGCAAAAGGGGAACGTATTTATTCAGCACGTTTCATGGGAGATAAAGCGTATATGGTAACGTTCCGAGAAACGGATCCGTTATTCGTCATAGACGTGGCCAATCCGGCTGCTCCAAAGGTGCTTGGTGAACTGAAAATACCTGGTTTTAGCAACTACTTACATCCGCTTGATGACAACCATCTCATCGGTTTTGGTTATGAAACAGTTGCTGAAAAAAATCCGCAAGGCGGAGAGCCGCTCATCTTGACAAAGGGTATGAAGGTTTCCTTGTTTGATGTCACTGATTTCAATAACCCGAAAGAGATGGATACCGAAATCATTGGCGGACGGGGAACGTATTCGCAGCTTCAATATGATCACAAGGCATTGTTCCAGCATAAAGAACGAAATTTATATGGTTTTCCAGTAACGATTTACAATGAAAGCGGAAAAGACCGGAACATCGATTTTCAAAGTTCAGGAGCCCTCGTTTACGAAATTACACCGGAACGCGGTATCGTCCTGAAAGGAGATTTACAGAAAGTAAAAAGCAGCGGAGAGCAATACGGGGAGTGGGAGCGCGAAATTCAGCGTATGCTTTATAGCAAAGACGTTTTATATACTGTTTCAATGAAGGAAATCAATAATTACTCGCTTGAAACATTCGTGCCCATCGGCGGTGTGACAATCGATTGA
- a CDS encoding sensor domain-containing protein: MKPDYGQFVPELPDIMKSLEQFYMVTRTDGEGSITYTNKNFLEISKWTPKRVIGRTLWQMFPETDASQKQAHVIWDCVIAGTTWSGTVEKITRDGEPYFVNMIAIPIMPTEEEPFSATFLELNITEDIQLRDQLQQIAFIDYETGLMSRYKLEKTVNDFIEEGKHFSFVFITIDHYYTLKDLQSSESKIELIKSFSNRLKRYFQDNLIARIGVNEFIVLTAFGEWYVQGFLLFLEQQPIYIDNIAIPISVSGGVVRYPEDQKTYNHLMKAALIATKDVIEHGGGKISSLTPESHKVLNRRAIIDQKMFTALDHNNLQVVYQPQFDLASGKVTLYEALVRWEDNDLGMIMPDELIPIAEENGLIHDIGAFVLEEAATLAAHWNRKDRHASISVNTSVREFSNTQMKDKVIDILNETKCPASCIQLEITEKFAFQAEEESSIILQMKELQDAGIQFALDDFGTGYASFRYMQHLPITKVKIDKLFVNSLTTQPKTQQLVEGMIRFSKSMGLYVIAEGVETKEQYNLLEKMGVDAIQGYYIGMPVTSDDIKFEVIK; the protein is encoded by the coding sequence ATGAAGCCCGACTATGGACAATTCGTGCCGGAACTGCCGGACATTATGAAAAGTCTTGAACAATTTTATATGGTGACCCGAACCGATGGTGAAGGTTCTATCACTTATACAAATAAGAACTTCTTGGAAATAAGTAAATGGACACCAAAACGAGTGATTGGAAGGACACTTTGGCAAATGTTTCCTGAAACGGACGCCAGCCAAAAGCAGGCTCATGTTATTTGGGACTGCGTGATTGCCGGAACTACATGGTCCGGTACAGTTGAAAAAATAACACGCGACGGAGAACCATACTTTGTAAATATGATTGCTATTCCAATCATGCCGACCGAAGAAGAACCGTTTTCTGCCACCTTTCTCGAATTGAACATTACCGAAGACATACAATTACGGGACCAACTCCAACAGATTGCATTCATCGACTACGAGACCGGACTGATGAGCCGTTACAAACTTGAAAAGACTGTCAATGATTTCATTGAAGAGGGAAAACATTTCTCATTCGTTTTTATAACCATCGATCACTATTATACATTGAAAGATCTTCAATCGTCCGAATCGAAGATAGAGCTTATCAAATCATTTTCGAATAGGCTTAAGCGTTATTTCCAGGACAACCTAATCGCCCGAATTGGTGTCAATGAATTTATCGTTCTAACCGCATTCGGCGAATGGTATGTGCAAGGCTTCCTTCTATTCTTGGAGCAGCAACCAATCTACATCGATAATATCGCTATTCCCATATCTGTCAGCGGAGGCGTGGTCCGCTATCCTGAAGACCAGAAAACATACAATCATTTAATGAAGGCTGCATTGATCGCTACAAAAGATGTTATCGAACATGGCGGCGGTAAGATTTCTTCACTCACACCCGAATCACATAAAGTGCTAAACAGGCGTGCAATCATTGACCAAAAAATGTTCACTGCTCTAGATCATAACAATTTACAAGTCGTCTACCAACCACAATTTGATCTTGCATCCGGTAAAGTAACGCTTTACGAGGCGCTCGTTCGCTGGGAAGATAATGATCTCGGTATGATTATGCCTGATGAGCTTATCCCAATTGCAGAAGAGAACGGTCTAATCCATGACATTGGAGCCTTTGTACTTGAAGAAGCCGCCACACTTGCTGCCCATTGGAATCGAAAAGATCGGCATGCATCCATTTCAGTAAACACTTCTGTTCGCGAATTCAGTAATACACAGATGAAAGACAAAGTTATAGACATTCTTAATGAGACAAAATGTCCCGCAAGTTGCATACAACTGGAAATAACCGAGAAGTTCGCTTTTCAAGCCGAAGAGGAAAGTTCAATTATCCTTCAGATGAAAGAACTTCAAGACGCCGGAATCCAGTTCGCACTAGATGATTTCGGGACCGGTTATGCGTCATTCCGGTATATGCAACATCTACCGATTACAAAAGTGAAAATCGATAAGCTATTTGTCAACTCTTTAACGACACAGCCAAAGACGCAGCAACTTGTCGAAGGCATGATACGCTTCAGCAAATCAATGGGATTATATGTAATTGCAGAAGGTGTTGAAACGAAAGAGCAGTATAATCTTCTTGAAAAGATGGGCGTAGATGCTATCCAAGGCTATTATATCGGCATGCCAGTTACTTCGGATGACATCAAATTTGAAGTTATAAAATAA
- a CDS encoding DMT family transporter — MERLKGIVLIISGAMLWGATGPMMEWILLNSEMTVSFMLTVRLLLAGTFLLIMLKIQGKRIMLPWRQKVWARQLLLFGIFGMLGVQYTFAASINTSNAVIATLFQFLAPIFIIVFVTASQKTWPPVAQVLGMIVTLAGLLLLLTNGSFSGFALSKIAVLWGIALGFAFSFYTLYPVRLMQEWGVLLAIGWGMIIGGGTLFVTNPLTVVTHMNYLADWTIAGMLLFVTIVGTVAFILFMSSMKYISPVETSILSSFEPLTAMVISVIWFGQVLGMWQFAGAIIMLIGVTWLSIAGSKAKA; from the coding sequence ATGGAGAGATTGAAAGGAATTGTTCTGATTATCTCGGGCGCCATGCTTTGGGGTGCTACAGGTCCTATGATGGAATGGATTTTGTTGAACAGTGAGATGACGGTTTCCTTCATGCTTACAGTTCGCCTCCTATTGGCGGGTACCTTCCTGCTTATTATGCTGAAGATACAAGGAAAACGCATCATGCTTCCATGGCGGCAAAAAGTGTGGGCCCGCCAACTTCTGCTTTTTGGGATATTCGGTATGCTTGGAGTCCAATACACATTTGCTGCGTCCATCAATACAAGTAATGCCGTCATTGCGACATTGTTCCAGTTCCTGGCGCCCATTTTCATTATCGTATTTGTAACAGCATCGCAAAAAACTTGGCCGCCAGTTGCACAGGTACTCGGAATGATAGTGACACTGGCAGGATTACTTCTTTTGTTGACAAACGGGTCATTCTCCGGCTTTGCGCTTAGTAAAATTGCGGTATTATGGGGAATTGCACTTGGTTTTGCATTCTCCTTTTACACGTTATACCCTGTCCGGCTTATGCAAGAATGGGGGGTTCTGCTAGCGATTGGCTGGGGAATGATTATCGGAGGAGGAACGCTTTTCGTTACAAATCCACTGACAGTCGTTACCCACATGAACTATTTAGCAGATTGGACGATAGCAGGCATGCTCCTATTCGTCACTATTGTTGGAACCGTTGCATTCATTTTGTTCATGAGCAGCATGAAATACATATCCCCGGTGGAAACAAGTATATTATCGAGCTTCGAACCGCTGACAGCGATGGTCATTTCCGTCATCTGGTTTGGTCAAGTGCTTGGCATGTGGCAATTTGCGGGAGCGATAATCATGCTTATCGGAGTAACCTGGCTATCGATTGCGGGTAGCAAAGCGAAGGCGTAG
- a CDS encoding glycosyltransferase family 2 protein → MGVLIISFALFLVLLVLAAIFNVRLLLFFTTALFLVLLLYYSVLTIAGLYSRQTNKKIPVLDDYPSVDILIPAHNEGVVIKDTIEAMVSIDYPGNLQIYILNDNSSDDTGEITDAFANAYKNVHHINVPPGEPRGKSRVLNYGLSISDSKYYCVYDADNQPERQALVKLVAIAETQEKAAGAVGYVRTMNESASWLTRMISIEFQVFQLLMQSGRWQLFKTGSLTGTNMLVKRAVIEELGGYDRYAIAEDAELTLRITQKGYYLPIVPQSITWEQEPETLGTYLKQRTRWLQGNLYIVEKTLTEPGYFKGKLLVHSIHQLLVYVVFWFFLVFSYVWFVLGILDVFFIEYTYPLLFIWYLAYIVYTAQLFAAQASQRTFSLVNVFVSVIMYFTYAQLFSYLFVRSLIFYIKAKKNRQIIGWDKTERFKSK, encoded by the coding sequence ATGGGTGTTCTAATTATAAGTTTCGCTCTATTTCTAGTCCTGCTTGTTCTGGCGGCGATATTCAATGTTAGGTTGTTACTGTTTTTTACGACCGCTTTATTTCTAGTATTGCTTCTTTACTATTCTGTTTTAACAATTGCTGGATTGTACAGCCGGCAGACAAACAAAAAGATTCCGGTATTGGACGATTATCCAAGTGTGGATATCTTAATCCCGGCGCATAATGAAGGGGTTGTTATTAAGGATACAATTGAGGCGATGGTATCTATCGATTATCCCGGTAATCTGCAGATTTATATTTTAAATGACAACTCTTCCGACGATACAGGGGAGATTACGGATGCGTTTGCCAATGCGTATAAAAACGTCCACCATATCAATGTTCCTCCAGGGGAACCGCGCGGGAAATCGAGGGTACTGAATTATGGTCTCAGTATTTCGGATAGTAAATATTATTGTGTGTACGATGCGGACAATCAACCAGAACGACAAGCACTTGTAAAACTTGTTGCCATTGCAGAAACGCAAGAAAAAGCCGCTGGAGCTGTCGGGTACGTGCGGACGATGAACGAATCAGCATCTTGGCTCACAAGAATGATTTCGATTGAGTTTCAAGTATTCCAATTGCTAATGCAATCGGGAAGATGGCAACTGTTCAAAACGGGTTCACTCACCGGCACAAATATGCTTGTGAAACGAGCGGTCATAGAAGAACTTGGCGGATACGACCGATATGCTATTGCGGAAGATGCAGAATTGACATTGAGGATTACACAAAAAGGGTATTATTTGCCGATTGTTCCCCAGTCAATCACTTGGGAACAAGAGCCTGAAACGCTTGGTACCTATTTGAAACAACGGACAAGATGGTTGCAAGGGAACCTATACATTGTAGAAAAAACACTGACAGAACCAGGTTATTTCAAAGGCAAGCTGCTCGTCCATTCCATTCACCAGTTGCTTGTTTACGTTGTTTTCTGGTTCTTCCTTGTATTTTCTTACGTATGGTTTGTGCTTGGAATCCTCGATGTCTTTTTTATCGAGTATACCTATCCGCTCTTGTTCATCTGGTATCTAGCCTATATTGTGTATACAGCACAGTTATTCGCGGCTCAGGCAAGTCAAAGAACCTTTTCGCTGGTTAATGTTTTTGTCAGTGTCATTATGTATTTTACATACGCGCAACTGTTTTCTTATTTGTTCGTACGCAGTCTAATATTTTATATAAAAGCGAAGAAAAATCGCCAAATAATTGGCTGGGACAAGACTGAGCGATTTAAATCGAAATAA